The segment AAGTTGAAAAAATTGCACTTAGCTAAATCTCAGCAGAACACTTGCATAAATATGCTGCATAATCAGCCAGAATAAGAAAACACCTGTCGTCCTTCCAAGTTACTACTTTCCATCACCCTTAATCAATACATGTTCCCTACTTCTCCTTTATATTTAACAATCACCAGCTGTTTCTCTTGGCAGTATTCTCAGAATGTTTCGAGTCTTTTATATGCTTGGCCTGCCTGAGGAACTGGTCTGCTTTCCTCAGCTTCTCCATGGCTCTGGCTAGCAGCTCCTCCGGCGACCTGTCCTCCAGGCTATTGCCCCCCGCTAGGGCCGAGTTCTGCCCAACCTCGGTGCTCCCTTTGGGGACGACGCTCCCCAGGAGCTCCTCTGTATTTTCCAGCTTCAGGGCCACTTCATTTTCAAGATCTGTTAAGTTTTGAGGACCCACGGTGGCCTTTGTCACAGCCTCGTCTGTGATTGGCTGTTTCATGTTTTCACCCAATGAGGCCTCAGAGAGGAGATCCCCCAAAGAGGTGGACATCAGCTTGGCTAAGGGTTTGAAGGGGATGGGGGGACAATGGGAGGCCTGACTGACCCTCACCTGGAGGAAGGTGGAGTGTAGGCCAGAGTGATTGTCCTGGGGGGTCTGGGTCGTAGAAGGGCAGTCCTCCACAGTGCTGAGTCCCAAGCTGCCAGGGGTCTCCGTGTCTCCGTCTTGACTCTCATCCATCAGCGCGTCCAGGCCAGCTTGGCTGCCCATTAGGGCAGCGGTAGAGGCTGCCAAAGTGTCCCTGCTCTCTGACCATTCTTCATCGACATCGATGTCAGAGTGTTGGCCGCTGTCGACTGACTTTTCCTCTTCACGCTCACTCTTCTTTTCCGGGGAGAGGTGGCAGGACACGGGGCTGGAGCAGGAGCTGTCTGGCTCAGGGTCACTCAGAGAGAGAACTACGACTGGGAACTCAGACTTAGTCTCAACGACCACAGGAACTTTCAGGTCCTCTGTTTCTTCAGTTGTGGTCACCACGGCTGGTGTTGGTGAAGTGATAGAGTTGAGTTTCTCTCCTggtatggtggtgatgatgatgttctTGGTTTTGCCTGTCGCTTGGTTCTTAGGCTCGCTTAGGTGGACGTCTTGAGGCACCACCACTGCtttgggaggagggaggacgaCAGGCTTCTTCTTTGTGGGAGGTCCGGGAGGGCCAGGGCTCTTTTTGATTGGCTCAGGTGTCTGAACTGACGGCGTTACTGCGAGTTGGGAAGATTTCATTGTCTGAGGTTCTTCATTGGGGGATATATCCACTCTACCACTAGGGGCAGACTCTTGTTCTTGAGCCATGGGCTTGGCAACTTTCTGCGTCTCTTCTTCTATGGTGGAGGTGACCTCTGGGTGGTCAGTCACAGAGGGTTCAACTTTGACCTCTAGGGGGGTCATGGGTGTTGTAAGCTGAGAGGAAGAAgactcctcctcatcctcagccCCCTCAAGGATACTGCTTTGTTGAACGTCAGATGCCACCATTTCAGaaccctcttcctccttctcctctactTCATCCTCTTCACCTTTCTTCCTCATCCCACTAGCCTCCTCTGTACTCTCCTGCACGGCTGTCTGAGTGGGCTTCTTGTCTTTGGATGGTGGGGTGGGCGGCCTGTGTTCTTGGCTGGATTGGGAGGCCTCGGCCAGGTTGTCTGTGGAGCCACCGATTGGTTTGCCGGGAGGGGTGGGCGGTGGTGCTGACTCGAAGCCCTGCTCTGGGCTGCCCTCGGGGCTGGTGTTCCTGGGGGGTTGGTCTCCGGCTGGAGCAGTGGGCTTGGCCTCTTTGGAGGGTGGCATGGGCGTCTTCAGGACcttggaatcaaatcaaatgttatttactTAACATCTTTCATATGGTTGTTACAACACATTGTAAAATACATGGAAAGAAGAGGGTAAAACAACAAATGATATGCACCTTTTTCTCAGGGCTGGTCTC is part of the Oncorhynchus kisutch isolate 150728-3 unplaced genomic scaffold, Okis_V2 scaffold2127, whole genome shotgun sequence genome and harbors:
- the LOC116369282 gene encoding proteoglycan 4-like; translated protein: LCSPGSQVHDVKFQAQNPEEKEAWIKAFSDGINRAKNKIFDEVKVDETSQLEHATRTRPKGNRNRRPPTRIHMKEVANVSSDGILRQDLDVVDASIPNGTHQITTDTTETPKKSVKPPMPPTSKPSEAPEECQTTQSPDEGLPSETEPSPQKVLKPPMPPSKEAETAAASAGDQLPDETSTDRSPEKKVLKPPMPPSKEAKPTVSAEDQPPGETSPEKKVLKTPMPPSKEAKPTAPAGDQPPRNTSPEGSPEQGFESAPPPTPPGKPIGGSTDNLAEASQSSQEHRPPTPPSKDKKPTQTAVQESTEEASGMRKKGEEDEVEEKEEEGSEMVASDVQQSSILEGAEDEEESSSSQLTTPMTPLEVKVEPSVTDHPEVTSTIEEETQKVAKPMAQEQESAPSGRVDISPNEEPQTMKSSQLAVTPSVQTPEPIKKSPGPPGPPTKKKPVVLPPPKAVVVPQDVHLSEPKNQATGKTKNIIITTIPGEKLNSITSPTPAVVTTTEETEDLKVPVVVETKSEFPVVVLSLSDPEPDSSCSSPVSCHLSPEKKSEREEEKSVDSGQHSDIDVDEEWSESRDTLAASTAALMGSQAGLDALMDESQDGDTETPGSLGLSTVEDCPSTTQTPQDNHSGLHSTFLQVRVSQASHCPPIPFKPLAKLMSTSLGDLLSEASLGENMKQPITDEAVTKATVGPQNLTDLENEVALKLENTEELLGSVVPKGSTEVGQNSALAGGNSLEDRSPEELLARAMEKLRKADQFLRQAKHIKDSKHSENTAKRNSW